A stretch of the Mesorhizobium huakuii genome encodes the following:
- a CDS encoding LysR substrate-binding domain-containing protein — protein MPISTTSCGPRDPEDLSTHRCLQFLDPHSGTPFDWAFVRGEETIEVVTSGPLTFTDPKSMLEECIAGTGVTQVISWGVGELLADGVLIDLFPDWHGELFPLFAFHPSRKHPPAKVRAFVDFCVEVCRQL, from the coding sequence ATGCCAATCTCGACGACATCCTGTGGCCCCCGCGACCCTGAGGATCTCTCAACGCATCGATGCCTGCAATTCCTGGACCCACATAGCGGCACGCCGTTCGATTGGGCGTTTGTACGCGGCGAGGAAACAATCGAGGTCGTAACCAGCGGACCTCTGACCTTCACCGACCCAAAATCGATGCTGGAGGAATGCATCGCTGGAACGGGTGTCACCCAAGTTATCAGTTGGGGCGTCGGGGAGTTGTTGGCGGATGGGGTGCTGATCGATCTCTTTCCGGACTGGCATGGCGAGCTCTTCCCGCTGTTTGCCTTTCACCCGTCGCGCAAGCATCCGCCGGCCAAGGTTCGCGCCTTCGTCGATTTCTGCGTTGAAGTGTGCCGGCAGCTGTAA
- a CDS encoding YybH family protein, producing the protein MQRGLPWGDSAARKPVFDPQDLEPLLISRQHAGDVDGMSALFEHDAVIDCGGGRFLRGREAIRAYYAEIVASGRKFATGDQRPALICGDLALTSTRLPDGDITSVVARRQTDGSWLWVIDRYSVAWD; encoded by the coding sequence ATGCAACGAGGGTTACCATGGGGCGATTCTGCCGCACGAAAACCTGTTTTCGATCCGCAGGATCTGGAGCCGCTGCTGATTTCGCGGCAACATGCGGGCGATGTCGATGGCATGAGCGCCTTGTTCGAACACGACGCGGTGATCGACTGTGGCGGCGGACGTTTTCTGCGCGGGCGTGAAGCCATTCGCGCCTACTATGCCGAGATTGTCGCGTCCGGACGGAAGTTTGCGACCGGAGACCAGCGCCCCGCCCTGATTTGCGGCGACCTCGCGCTTACCTCGACCCGGCTCCCCGACGGCGACATCACCAGCGTGGTTGCCCGGCGGCAGACCGACGGCTCCTGGCTTTGGGTCATCGACCGCTATTCTGTTGCTTGGGATTGA
- a CDS encoding DUF982 domain-containing protein produces the protein MDYLHFFAPVRISRGQGHPVEEVDSVAEAMVFLRKWPTGRRGPVYQCALNCCSAALSGQMSAEEARKAFTGFARITRLLDDDMALPVAGETMASVYALRR, from the coding sequence ATGGACTACCTGCATTTCTTTGCGCCCGTGCGAATCTCTCGCGGGCAGGGACATCCTGTAGAAGAAGTGGATAGTGTCGCCGAGGCGATGGTTTTCTTGCGTAAATGGCCGACGGGACGACGTGGACCAGTGTATCAGTGCGCGCTGAATTGCTGCTCGGCGGCTTTGTCGGGACAGATGTCGGCGGAGGAGGCCAGGAAGGCATTCACCGGCTTTGCCCGGATCACGCGGCTTCTGGACGACGACATGGCGCTGCCCGTCGCCGGCGAAACCATGGCGAGCGTATACGCGCTGCGGCGCTAG
- a CDS encoding ABC transporter ATP-binding protein: MTDSPILETRSLGKRFSIGTRFSAEGKRTVHAVDNVSLTVRRGETVGLVGESGCGKSTLARCLVRLYEITDGELLFEGEDITSKSLSELRPLRRRLQMVFQDPSASLNPRRRVGDLVAEPLRIHGKLSSREITARVTELFDLVGLLPDHVMRYPHEFSGGQRQRVGIARAIALNPDLVVLDEPVSALDVSVQAQIVNLLADLQEKLNLTYIFIAHDLSVVRQVSTRIAVMYLGSIVEEGPAEEVFAAPAHPYSQALISAVPVVETTPSGTRKRIILTGDVPSPLKPPSGCRFHPRCPIAVERCRTERPELREYRPGRKVACHFPTV, translated from the coding sequence ATGACCGACAGCCCAATTCTCGAGACGCGTTCGCTGGGAAAGCGTTTTTCAATCGGCACCCGGTTCTCCGCCGAAGGCAAGCGAACCGTCCATGCGGTCGACAATGTCTCGCTCACCGTGCGGCGCGGCGAGACGGTCGGGCTGGTCGGCGAATCCGGATGCGGCAAGTCCACGCTGGCGCGCTGCCTGGTCAGGCTCTACGAGATCACAGATGGTGAGCTGCTGTTCGAAGGCGAGGACATCACTTCGAAGTCGCTGTCCGAACTGAGGCCGCTGCGGCGGCGCCTGCAAATGGTCTTCCAGGATCCGTCGGCCTCGCTCAATCCGCGCCGCCGCGTCGGCGACCTCGTGGCCGAGCCGTTGCGCATCCACGGCAAGCTGTCGTCACGCGAGATCACCGCGCGGGTCACCGAACTGTTCGATCTCGTCGGCCTGCTGCCAGACCATGTCATGCGCTATCCCCACGAATTCTCCGGCGGCCAGCGCCAGCGCGTCGGCATTGCGCGGGCGATCGCGCTCAATCCCGATCTCGTCGTACTGGACGAACCGGTCTCGGCGCTCGACGTGTCGGTGCAGGCGCAGATCGTCAACCTGCTCGCCGATTTGCAGGAGAAGCTGAACCTCACCTACATCTTCATCGCCCACGATCTCTCGGTGGTGCGTCAGGTGTCGACCCGCATCGCTGTCATGTATCTCGGCTCGATCGTCGAGGAAGGGCCGGCGGAGGAGGTGTTTGCCGCCCCGGCCCACCCTTACAGCCAGGCGCTGATCTCGGCGGTTCCGGTCGTCGAGACGACGCCCAGCGGGACGCGCAAGCGCATCATCCTCACCGGCGACGTGCCGAGCCCGCTCAAGCCGCCATCCGGCTGCCGTTTCCACCCGAGATGCCCGATCGCGGTTGAGCGCTGCCGCACCGAGCGGCCGGAGCTGAGGGAATATCGACCGGGCCGTAAAGTGGCCTGCCACTTTCCGACGGTTTAG
- a CDS encoding ABC transporter ATP-binding protein produces the protein MILSVRDLKVSFRTNDGLVRAIDGVSFDLEESEILGVVGESGSGKTVSLLAVMGLITDPNASIEGSIRYKGRELVGLPARELRRLRGNEIAMIFQDPMTALTPVYTIGWQIAEQIRAHQNVSKAKAMERVEELLAEVNFPNPHEAMSRYPHQLSGGMRQRAVIAMALSCNPALLVADEPTTALDVTVQAGILDLVRKLRATHKSAVVFITHDMGVVSELADRVMVMYAGRVVERGSRMELFSDPRHPYTRALLGSIPPLTGEKPRRLPAIPGSPPSLLRLPQGCAFGPRCPVHYEPCVTGKPDLGGGTHAAACFRVAQA, from the coding sequence ATGATACTGTCGGTGCGCGACCTCAAAGTATCCTTCCGCACCAATGACGGGCTGGTGCGCGCCATCGACGGCGTCTCCTTCGATCTCGAGGAAAGCGAGATCCTCGGTGTCGTCGGCGAATCCGGTTCCGGCAAGACGGTGTCGCTGCTGGCCGTCATGGGCCTCATCACCGATCCCAACGCCAGCATAGAGGGCTCGATCCGCTACAAGGGCCGCGAGCTTGTCGGGCTGCCCGCGCGCGAACTGAGGCGGCTGCGCGGCAACGAGATCGCGATGATCTTCCAGGATCCGATGACGGCGCTGACGCCGGTCTACACGATCGGCTGGCAGATCGCCGAGCAGATCCGCGCGCACCAGAATGTCAGCAAGGCCAAGGCGATGGAACGCGTCGAAGAACTGCTGGCCGAGGTGAATTTTCCCAATCCGCACGAGGCGATGTCACGCTATCCGCACCAGCTTTCGGGCGGCATGCGGCAACGTGCGGTGATTGCAATGGCATTGTCCTGCAATCCGGCGCTGCTGGTGGCGGATGAGCCGACCACGGCGCTCGACGTCACCGTGCAGGCCGGCATTCTCGACCTCGTGCGCAAGCTGCGCGCGACGCACAAATCGGCGGTGGTCTTCATCACCCATGACATGGGCGTTGTCTCCGAACTCGCCGATCGGGTGATGGTCATGTATGCCGGGCGCGTGGTGGAGCGCGGCAGCCGCATGGAGCTGTTTTCCGATCCGCGGCATCCCTATACGCGCGCGCTGCTCGGCTCGATCCCGCCGCTCACCGGTGAAAAACCGCGCCGCCTGCCAGCCATTCCCGGCTCACCGCCATCGCTGCTGCGCCTGCCGCAAGGCTGTGCCTTCGGTCCGCGCTGCCCGGTGCACTACGAGCCCTGCGTGACCGGCAAGCCCGACCTTGGCGGCGGAACCCACGCCGCGGCATGCTTCCGGGTGGCGCAGGCATGA